TTAAATTTAACCTCAGATATGAAGAAGCGAGGAACTATATTGTTAATGTTTCAGCTAAAATGAAAGATTATTAATTTCAGGAGCACATTATGGGAAAGATAATTATTTTTAGTATAACTGTTGTGCTGTTTCTGACTGGATGCGGAGGCGCTGCAAAGCCCACAGCAAAACAGGATAGCGCGAAAATTCAACAGCAGAGAGCCGAACAAGCTCAAAAAGAGATGGAACAGGACATTACATCAGGAACTCTTAATATGGATTTCGGGGGCTCTTCAGCTATATCCAAACCCGTAGAAAAACCAGAAGCCGTTATGCCTCCTAAAAAACAACCCGGAAAGGTCGGTTCTTTGATGCCTGAAACCAAATATCCTATGAGGGATGGTTTTCCTGAATGGTTTTATACTCCTGTTTATGATGGATACATAGGGGCTGTAGGTATAGCTCCGAAGCAGAGAAGCAACAGCCTTTCTGCGCAGAAAAGGGTTGCGAGGGTGCAGGCACAAAAAAATCTGGCAAAGCAGATCGAGGTACTCATAAACTCAGACTTGAATGTTGAATCCCTCAGCTCAGGCACTGCAACTGTGGAAAGCTACAGGCAAAAGGTTACTTCCATGACAAGGGAGCAGGCTGATCAATTTCTCAACGGGTTCAAGGTGATGGATGAATGGGTAGACCCAAAAACCGATGATTACTATATATGGATGATACTAGAAAAGTAGTAATTTCTTTGATATGTATTGAATAATAAACTTGCAATTGTACTTAAGATTCCAGTATGCTAATTTAAATGCGTTAATATGATTAATACTTAAGGAACTGATATGAAGATAATTGTTGAAGAAATAGCAGACGGTAAAACAATAAAACCTCACGGAAAGATTGATATACTGACATCTGCCGAGCTCCGCTCAATGCTGAACGACCTGACAAAGAAAAAGGTTATGCTTATTGTTGTGGATCTCGAACAAGTGACATATATCGATTCATCAGGGCTTGCCACTCTTTTGGAGGGGCTTAAAAACCTTAAAGAATATGACGGCAAAATGAAACTTGTTAATGTTCCGGAAAGAATACTGAAGGTTCTCTCACTGATGAAACTTGATATGATATTTGATATCTCAAAATAAGACCTCATGCCCGTGCCCGTTGCATATGTGAGGTTGTTTTGTAATGAATAAAAAGAAATCCCCGATACTTTTTAAGTGCCGGGGATTTTTTAGTTTTGCTATAATAACGGTGTTTGCCGTTTTAATTGTACTTATTAATCTTCAATGTCAGCTTTCCACCCAGAGAAAATAGAGCTGATATCCCCTGCATGTGTACGGAAGTCAACGAGTACGGCGGCATACAGGTGTGCCATAAGGAATATTGCAATGACAAATATTGAGAAGTAATGCAGATACCTTACCCATTGGTTGGACATCAGGGAGAATATTGATCCGAATATTGCATATGCTGTGCCGTCAGGGTTTATCTGAGACCAGAGGGCGAATCCGCTGAATATCTGGAACATGAACACTAAAAATATCCCTATATATGCATATTGTGCCATAGGGTTGTGTGTAAGTACATGTTTCGGTTTTTTTTCCAGAAAGCAGTAGTACTTCAAATATGAGATGATATATTTTCTGTCATCTTTGTTGAACGGATTATAGAACGTCCTTATATGAGCGTATTTATTGCCAAGGAAAGCCCACATCCCTCGCACTATTATACTGGTGGTAAATATCATGGCAGTGAGGTAGTGTGTGTACCTTATACTGCCCATCATGTAAGGGTGGTCTACGGGGTTATGTTTAACGAAAGGATAATGTATGTATAGACCGGACATGACAAGGATGATGATACTGGCGACATTGACCCAGTGCGTTATTCTGATTGGTCCTTCCCAAACATATACAAAACCTCTGGCGGGACAGTTTTTGTACATTCTTTTTGCTTTTTTTGTTGCCATCTCCGCATTCCTCCATATCTTTTATATGCTAATTGTAACGCTGTTTTGCACTTATGTCTAATAGATTTATAAGAAAATCGTGTTTTATTGCTGGTTGAAAAGTGTCAGAGGTTGTTGCGCGGGCTAACTTTGTGGCTTTGGGCTATTAAATAGCGTTGCAGGGTTATTTATATGATGCTATATACTTTTAACCCGGAGAAAATGATGAGAGAGAAAAAATATCAGATATCCAAAAGACAGCTTATAGAGTGTCTTTCTTCTGCCCTGGAACTTATTAACCCGACGGTAGCAGGTCATAATCAGCGAGTAGCTCTTTTTTCAAAAGAGATCGCAAAGGTCATGGGGCTGAGCGATGATGCTGTGAATGAAATCTATTATGCTGCATTACTGCACGATATCGGTGCTGCGCCGCTTACTATCAGAGAAAAGAACGACCTTATAGAATTTGATGTAAATATGCCGTATAAGCACTGCCTTATCGGTTATCTCTTGCTGAAAGACTATAAACCGTTTCAAAAGATTGCAGAGATAGTTCATTATCATCACTCGAACTGGCTGTATGGTGCCAACAGGACATTTGACGGTGAGATGATACCTGTTGGAAGCTATATAATACATCTTGCAGACAGAGTGGATATACTCATCAGGCAGAATCAGCATATACTTCTTCAGAATCAT
This window of the Denitrovibrio acetiphilus DSM 12809 genome carries:
- a CDS encoding LPP20 family lipoprotein, which codes for MGKIIIFSITVVLFLTGCGGAAKPTAKQDSAKIQQQRAEQAQKEMEQDITSGTLNMDFGGSSAISKPVEKPEAVMPPKKQPGKVGSLMPETKYPMRDGFPEWFYTPVYDGYIGAVGIAPKQRSNSLSAQKRVARVQAQKNLAKQIEVLINSDLNVESLSSGTATVESYRQKVTSMTREQADQFLNGFKVMDEWVDPKTDDYYIWMILEK
- the cybH gene encoding Ni/Fe-hydrogenase, b-type cytochrome subunit, producing MATKKAKRMYKNCPARGFVYVWEGPIRITHWVNVASIIILVMSGLYIHYPFVKHNPVDHPYMMGSIRYTHYLTAMIFTTSIIVRGMWAFLGNKYAHIRTFYNPFNKDDRKYIISYLKYYCFLEKKPKHVLTHNPMAQYAYIGIFLVFMFQIFSGFALWSQINPDGTAYAIFGSIFSLMSNQWVRYLHYFSIFVIAIFLMAHLYAAVLVDFRTHAGDISSIFSGWKADIED
- a CDS encoding STAS domain-containing protein, whose protein sequence is MKIIVEEIADGKTIKPHGKIDILTSAELRSMLNDLTKKKVMLIVVDLEQVTYIDSSGLATLLEGLKNLKEYDGKMKLVNVPERILKVLSLMKLDMIFDISK